In Nymphaea colorata isolate Beijing-Zhang1983 chromosome 3, ASM883128v2, whole genome shotgun sequence, a genomic segment contains:
- the LOC116250737 gene encoding CRS2-associated factor 2, mitochondrial, producing MALKIQKKFMLSRQLSLEHLRPLITHHHCPSNLYHLQSMKQEAVVFPISDDIITDPAFSPICTMPPSEKIRKKKKSTMKDPQSLTLTNETYATKTTLASIKEPPFHSSLPFDFQYSYSETNPSMKPISFREPKFSPFGPGKLNRKWTGWSAPVIATPMGAPGSEAFNMEEWKRSVLGEPLTEREVEELFNKYGHSACMRQINLGRGGVTHNMLDDVHNHWKRAEAIRIKCLGVPTLDMDNVCFHLEDKTGGKVISRRTNILLLYRGRHYDPKKRPAIPLMLWKPHAPIYPKLVKYVPSGLTLEQTKEMRSRGLNSPALIKLTQNGVYVNVVEKVRQAFKMEEVVRLDCTYVEKNDCKKIGVKLRDLVPCVPLLFKNGQIIIWRGEGGNSIGQQMDNTVPTPSTMDNPCSS from the exons ATGGCGTTGAAGATTCAAAAGAAGTTCATGCTATCGCGACAACTCTCACTCGAACACCTGCGGCCCCTGATCACTCATCATCATTGTCCCTCTAATCTCTACCACCTTCAGTCTATGAAACAAGAAGCTGTAGTATTCCCTATAAGCGATGACATCATTACTGATCCTGCCTTCTCCCCAATATGCACCATGCCTCCTAGTGAAAagataagaaagaagaagaagtcaacGATGAAAGACCCCCAAAGTTTGACTTTGACCAATGAAACGTATGCCACCAAAACAACATTAGCTTCCATCAAGGAGCCTCCTTTCCACTCCTCTCTTCCCTTCGACTTCCAATATTCCTATTCTGAGACTAACCCTTCTATGAAGCCCATTAGCTTTAGGGAGCCGAAATTCTCGCCCTTTGGTCCTGGCAAGCTCAACCGAAAATGGACAGGGTGGTCAGCACCTGTGATTGCAACACCAATGGGTGCCCCAGGCTCAGAGGCATTCAACATGGAGGAGTGGAAGAGGAGCGTGCTTGGAGAGCCTTTGACTGAAAGAGAAGTGGAAGAGCTCTTCAACAAGTACGGTCATAGTGCTTGCATGCGGCAGATTAATCTAG gtaggGGTGGTGTAACTCATAACATGCTTGATGACGTCCACAACCATTGGAAGAGAGCAGAAGCCATAAGGATCAAGTGTCTGGGAGTGCCCACCTTGGACATGGATAATGTATGCTTTCATCTTGAG GACAAAACTGGGGGAAAGGTCATCTCTCGAAGGACCAACATCCTCCTTTTGTATAGAGGCAGGCATTATGACCCCAAGAAGCGACCTGCCATCCCTCTCATGCTTTGGAAGCCCCACGCTCCCATCTATCCTAAGCTGGTGAAGTATGTACCATCAGGTCTAACATTGGAACAGACAAAGGAGATGAGAAGTAGGGGACTCAACTCACCTGCTTTGATTAAGCTAA CTCAAAATGGTGTATATGTGAATGTGGTGGAGAAAGTTCGACAGGCCTTCAAGATGGAAGAGGTAGTGCGGTTGGACTGCACTTACGTTGAAAAGAACGACTGCAAGAAGATTGGCGTGAAGCTAAGG GATCTCGTGCCTTGTGTTCCTCTCTTATTCAAGAACGGACAAATCATAATCTGGAGAGGGGAGGGGGGTAATTCTATAGGACAACAAATGGACAACACAGTCCCGACACCATCTACAATGGACAATCCCTGCTCTTCTTGA